TATGTATCATTGACCCGCACCAGAAACGTGTTGTGCCCGACCCAGAGGATAAAATCGCCCTTTGTCCGTGCGAGGCGCTCTGCCGTGTCCGGCAGCACGGCCGGCAGAAACGTCTGTTCTTCATCTGAATACTGTGTTTTGGAAGACAGTTTCCACCACAGCACATCCAGAAAACTTTTGTCCGGCATGGGCATCCAGGGAGCGAAAAACCGGCCGTCCTCCGCCACATGGGGCTCATACAGACCCGACACCCGGGTCTGGGCCACCTGATCTTCCCAGGATTCTTCGGAAAACGTCTGTTTTTCCTTTGGCGTGCACCCGGATAAAATCATTCCAACCAGCAGCCCGGCAATCATCAAAACCCCACACTGGAAACACCCTTTATCCCTGGATCTCATAAAAATCAGTTTTCCTTTTAAAAAGAGGTTTCATTCCGTCACAGAACCTATATATTGGAACAGATAAAGTCAATCATAACCGTATCGGGAGGATGTCATCCATGTTGTCACCCATAAAAATCGGTATCAGCTCCTGCCTGATGGGCAACCCTGTCCGGTATGACGGGGGCCACAGCCACGACCGGTTTCTCACCCAGACCCTGGGGCTGTTCTGCGAGTATGTGCCCGTGTGCCCGGAAGTGGAATGCGGCATGCCCACGCCCAGAAATTCCCTGCGCCTGGAAGGAGATCCGGAAAATCCCCGGCTGATCACCCGGAAAACCGGGGAGGACCACACCGGACAGATGCAGACCTGGATCGAAAAAAAACTGCCGGAACTGGAAAAACAAAACCTGTGCGGCTTTATTTTCAAAAGCAAATCCCCCAGCAGCGGGCTTTACCGGATCAAGGTCTATGGCGAAAACGGCAAGATAAAAAACAACGGGGTCGGACTGTTTGCCCGGGCCTTCACGGAAAAGTTTCCCCGGATTCCCGTGGAAGAGGCGGGCCGGCTCAATGATCCCCAGCTGCGGGAACATTTCATTGAAAATATCTTCACCCTCCAGCGCTGGCGGCAGTTTCTGGAAAACCGGCCCACTTTAGGCAAACTGGTGACCTTTCACACGGACAACAAACTGCTGATCCTGTCCCACAGCCAGGAGATTTACCGGCAGATGGGCAAACAGGTGGCCGGCGGCAAACACCAGGACTTCAATGAACTGCTGGATACTTATGAAGGACTGCTGCTCAAATCCCTGAATCTGATGACCACCATCAAAAAAAATATCAATGTGCTCCAGCATGCCATGGGTTTTTTTAAAAACGACCTGACCCCGTCGGAAAAACAGGAGCTGCTGACCAGCTTTGACCAGTACCGGGACGGGTATGTGCCTTTGATTGTCCCTTTGACTTTGATCAAACACTATGTATTGAAATATGACCATCCCTGGCTCAAAACCCAGACCTATCTCAATCCCCATCCGTTTGAACTGAAGCTGAGAAATTATTTTTGAACTGGATCTGAATCACTATGCAAGGTTTTTTGTTTCTGCTTCTGACCATCCTTTTTTCCAGCGGGGTGGCGTCGAGCATGAAGGCCGGAAACAAACCGACAGTCAATCTGTGGCAGTTTCTGGCCGTCAACTATGTGGTATGCACGGCCGGGCTCATCGCCTGGGGGGCCTGGAAAACCCTGGGGGACAACTCCCTGTTCATCTGGTTTCTGGGCATATTCACCGGGGTCATGTATGTGCTGTGCCTGTGGCTTTTCAACAAAGCCATCCGAGCGGAAGGCCTGGCATTGTCCACCACCATGATGCGCCTGTCCTCAGCCATTCCCACCCTGGGCTCCCTGATTTTTTTCAGCGAAACCACGGGATTTTTCCAGGCACTGGGGATCGCTCTGGCTTTCCTGTGCCTGCCGCTTGCCAGCCGGGAACCCATCCGTTTCAGACGTTCACAAAGAAACACCGCCCATGGCATCCTCTGGGGCCTGCTGCTTTTCGGCGCATACGGCATCACGGATTTTGTCTTTAAAATTCAGGCGGAACTGGCACCCCGGGCAGATTCCAAAGCGTTTCTGGCCACCATTTTCGGCACGGCCCTGATCCTCACCCTGCCCCGGCTCAAAGGCCTGAAACGGCCCGGCAGAGACTGCCTGATCTGGGGCACGGCTTTGGGAACCACCAATGTCCTGGCCACTTATTTCTGGGTCCTGGCCCTGTCCCACCTGCCCGGTGCCATTGCCTATCCCACACTGGGCTTAGGCGTGATCGCCGTCACCACCCTGATCAGCCTGGTTTTCTGGAAAGAAACCCTGCGGCCGGCCAATTACCTGTTTCTGGCCATGGCGTGCGTGGCGATTTTTCTGATCAATGCGGGCGGGGCCTGATTTTCTACCTCACCCCCTGCTGCACGAATCCCTGAAATCGATGTCAACTTTTGTCATCGGTTCTGTCCTTTATGTGTGGTTACAATAACGAAGTTCACTCTGTCTCCGCATAAACAGGACAAGGATTAACAAAAAGAAAAAAAACCGGGGAACCAGGACATATTTTCCCGCGTCGCAAAGCAATTTCTGCAAGACCTGTTCACAAAAATCGACGAATTGTTCGGCTGGGCTAATTTATTTATTGACAGCTGCCTCTTTTTTCTTTAAATAGAGATCTAATTGCCACATCGTGGTACTAAATTAAATTTAAAGGAGCGTTATATTCATGACAAAAATAGTTACAGCACTTTTATTTCTGTTCATTTTCTTTTCCGGCCAGGCCGTCGCGGCCCCGGATGAACTGGTAGTGTACAGCGCCAGAAAGGAACATCTGGTCAAGGATCTGTTTGAAAAGTATGAAAAAGAGCAGGGGATCAAAATCACCTATATCACAGGCAAGGCCCCGGTGATGCTCCAGCGGATTCTTTCCGAAAAAGAAAACACGGCAGCAGACATCCTGTTGACTGTGGATGCGGGCAACCTCTGGCATGCGGCGCAAAAAGAGATCCTGGTTCCGGTCACATCCCCGGTGTTGGACCGAAATATCCCGGATCATTACAAAGATCCTGACAACCGCTGGTTCGGGTTGTCCGTTAGAGCCAGGACCATTGTCTACAATACGGACCGGGTGAAAAAAGAAGATCTGAGCACTTATGAAGCCCTGGCCGGCGAAGACTGGAAGGGCCGTCTTCTGCTGAGAACTTCCAAAAAAGTTTACAACCAGTCCCTGGTGGCCATGCTCATCGCGACCCTGGGGGAAGACAGAACCCAGTCGATAGTGTCGGGGTGGGTAAGCAACCTTGCCGCGCCCCCCTATTCCAGCGATACCAAGGTACTGGAGGCAATTGCGGCAGGTCAGGGAGATGCCGCAATTGTAAACACCTACTATTACGGCCGCCTCATGAAACAAAATCCGGATCTTCCCCTGGGCATTTTCTGGGCCGACCAGTCGGATACCGGGGTTCACGTGAACGTATCCGGTGCCGGGATTGTCAAATACTCCAAAAATATCGATGAGGCCGTCCGGTTTCTGGAATGGCTCTCTGAAAAAGACGCCCAGAAACTATTTGCCGACGCAAACATGGAATACCCTGTGAACGAGGCCGTGCTTCCCCACGCAGATGTCCGGAAATGGGGTGCGTTCAAGGCAAGCACTGTCAACCTTGCCAGAGCCGGTGAACTTCAGGCCCGGGCCGTCAGGCTCATGGATATTGAAGGGTATAAATGATTTCATCCATCAAATATCAGGGCGGCTTCATCGTTTCGTCGGGTATTGCCGCCATTTCCCTGTCGCCGGTGCTGTTTATCCTGGCCTCGGGAATGAATGCCGACCCTGACATCTGGTCTCATTTGAAGCAGTATGTGCTGCCCGGGCTTTTGAAAAATACTGCCATCCTTGTGGCCGGAGTTGTTTCAGTCACGGCCGCTTTAGGAATTTCCCTGGCATGGCTGACCTCATTTTATGAGTTTTGGGGCCGGCGCCTGTTTGAAAAATGGCTGATTTTTCCCCTGGCGATACCCACCTATGTGATGGCGTTTATCTATACCGGGCTGCTGGATTATTCCGGGCCGGTTCAAACCGCTGTCAGGGAGTACGCCCCGGATCTTGCCGGATTGTTTCCTGAAATCAGGTCCGGCGGCGGAGCCATCATGGTCATCTCTCTGGCCATTTTTCCCTATGTGTTTCTGATGGCCTCATCCGGATTCCGGTCCATGGGCCGTTCCATGGTCGAGGCGTCCCAGTCTCTGGGGGGCGGGCGGATGTTTACCCTGTTCCGCGTCACCCTGCCCATGGCCAGACCCTGGATTTTCGGCGGACTGATCCTGGTTTTCATGGAAACCCTGGCGGATTTCGGTGCAGTGTCCGTGTTCAACTACGACACGTTTACCACGGGTATTTACAAAGCCTGGTACGGCTTGTTTTCCGTCAATGCCGCGGCCCAGCTGGCATCCATCCTGGTGGTGATGGTCCTGGTGATTGTTGCCGCGGAATCCTGGCTGCGCCGCAAACAAAAGTTCTTCAACCGGGGCGGACACCAGCCGGTCTCAAGAAAACGACTGAACGGTACAGGTCATTTCCTGGCATCGGCTTTCTGCAGCACGGTGCTGCTGGTATCGTTCGTCATACCGGCGGTTCAACTGCTGATCTGGACGGCAAAAGCATTTGCCGTTGAATTCGGGGCCCACTATATCCGTCTGGTTGCCAACACCTTTTTTCTAGGACTGATGGGGACGGCCGTGACCCTTGCCGTGGCCGTGAGCCTGTCCTATTCAGGACGGCGCAGGGCCGATCTGAAAACCGGGATCGCTGCCAAACTCTCTTTGTCCGGGTACGCACTGCCCGGAACCGTTCTTGCCGTGGGCATCATTCACGTGGTGGCATGGCTGGACAGCCGCGTGACCGGAACCATGGACATGCTGGGGATTCAACTGCAGGGCGCGCTTCTCCAGGGCAGCCTGATCCTGCTTCCCCTGTGCTACATGATCCGGTTTCTGACGGTGGGTTACAACCCGGTTTCCAGTCATATGACCCGGCTGACCCCATCTATTGACGAAGCGGCGCGCCTGATGAAAGTCACCGGCCCGGCCCTGCTGTCAAAGATTCACCTGCCCCTGATCCGAAAAGGTATGGTGACCGGCGGCATCCTGGTGCTGGTGGAAATTTTCAAGGAGATGCCAGTGACACTGATGCTCAGGCCGTTCGGATGGGACACCCTGGCCGTGAAAATTTTTGAGCTGACCTCGGAAGGGGAATGGGAACGCGCGGCCCTCCCGGCGGTCACCCTGGTGCTGGCCGGCATGATCCCGGTCGGTTTTCTCACTTTTATCGGAAGGAGCAAAAAACAACATGTGCCTGAAGGTTGATCAAATCCATAAAACACACAACCGGAAACTCACCGTTGCCGAAGATATCTCTTTTGTCGTTGAAAAAGGAGAACTGGGCGCGCTTCTAGGCCCGAGCGGGTGCGGCAAGACCACGCTGCTGCGCATGATCGCAGGATTTGAAACCCCGGACCGGGGCAGGATTGCAATCAATGGGAAAATGGTATTTGACCATCGGACCAATGTCTGTCCGGAAAAAAGGGGCACGGGAATGGTGTTCCAGGACTATGCCCTGTTCCCCCATTTAACGGTCATGGAAAACATCGCCTTTGGCCCGGCCCTGAAAAACAGAAAAGACCTGCATCAGTTGATCGGCATCACCGGCCTGTCGGGGTCGGAAAACAGATACCCCCATGAGCTGTCCGGGGGACAGCAGCAGCGGGTGGCCCTGGCAAGGGCCCTTGCGCCCAGGCCGGGGCTCCTTTTGATGGACGAGCCGTTTTCAAATCTGGACATCTCCCTTCGGGAATCTCTGTCCGAAGAAGTGCGCTGTATCCTGAACGAATTCGGCACCACCGGGCTTCTGGTGACCCACAATCAGCATGAGGCATTTGCCATGGCGGATAAAATAGGTGTGATGAAACACGGAAAGCTTTGCCAGTGGGACTGCGCGGAACATCTGTATTACCATCCGGCCACAGAAGATGTGGCCGGATTTATCGGAGAAGGGTCTTTTATCCGGGCACAGGTCTGCCCTTCCGGCGGGCTGGTGACCCCTGTGGGCCGTCTTGAACCCGGTCACCCGGTCATGACTCATCACGCAGACACTCCCGCTGTTTTCATCCGGCCGGAAGACGTTGTGTTAGACCCTCAATCAGACTGCAGGCCCCTGCTGGTAAAATCCCATTTCAGAGGCCCGGGCCGTCGGCATATTTTTGAACTGGCATCCGGTGAGCAGATTGTCTGCACAGACCATTCCCGGATTCCCCTTGAACCGGGCAACCGGTATGGCATATCCATCAGCAAAAGGAGAAACAATCATGAAAATGACATATTATGCACTGTTTAGTTTACTGGCCGTTCTGCTCGTAACGGCTGCCGGCCCGGCCCAGGCATGGTTCGGCACGGGAAAATTCGAAAAAGTGAAACCAGAAAACGGGGATGTGTCCCTGCCCCTGAAAGAGATCTCCGACGGCAAGGCCCATTATTACCGGGTCAAATCCGACAAGGGCATCATGGTAACATTTTTTGTGGTCAAAAGCCCTGACGGGGTGATCCGTGCTGCCGTGGATGCCTGCGATGTCTGCTACCGTTCGGGCAAAGGCTATGTTCAGGAAGGCGGCACCATGGTCTGTACCAACTGCGGCATGCGCTTTGCCACGGACCGCATCAATGAGGTGAAGGGCGGCTGCAACCCGGCCCCGCTGGCACGCACGGTCAACAATGATCAGCTCCTGATTGCCATGTCCGAGATCAACGCCAGCGCCTGGCTTTGCGAATTCAAGAAATAGGGAGGAGGGATCATGACCTGGGATCCGGAAAAATACCGGGAAAAAAGAGAAAAGGTGCT
Above is a window of Desulfotignum balticum DSM 7044 DNA encoding:
- a CDS encoding YbgA family protein, which produces MLSPIKIGISSCLMGNPVRYDGGHSHDRFLTQTLGLFCEYVPVCPEVECGMPTPRNSLRLEGDPENPRLITRKTGEDHTGQMQTWIEKKLPELEKQNLCGFIFKSKSPSSGLYRIKVYGENGKIKNNGVGLFARAFTEKFPRIPVEEAGRLNDPQLREHFIENIFTLQRWRQFLENRPTLGKLVTFHTDNKLLILSHSQEIYRQMGKQVAGGKHQDFNELLDTYEGLLLKSLNLMTTIKKNINVLQHAMGFFKNDLTPSEKQELLTSFDQYRDGYVPLIVPLTLIKHYVLKYDHPWLKTQTYLNPHPFELKLRNYF
- a CDS encoding extracellular solute-binding protein translates to MTKIVTALLFLFIFFSGQAVAAPDELVVYSARKEHLVKDLFEKYEKEQGIKITYITGKAPVMLQRILSEKENTAADILLTVDAGNLWHAAQKEILVPVTSPVLDRNIPDHYKDPDNRWFGLSVRARTIVYNTDRVKKEDLSTYEALAGEDWKGRLLLRTSKKVYNQSLVAMLIATLGEDRTQSIVSGWVSNLAAPPYSSDTKVLEAIAAGQGDAAIVNTYYYGRLMKQNPDLPLGIFWADQSDTGVHVNVSGAGIVKYSKNIDEAVRFLEWLSEKDAQKLFADANMEYPVNEAVLPHADVRKWGAFKASTVNLARAGELQARAVRLMDIEGYK
- a CDS encoding ABC transporter permease, which translates into the protein MISSIKYQGGFIVSSGIAAISLSPVLFILASGMNADPDIWSHLKQYVLPGLLKNTAILVAGVVSVTAALGISLAWLTSFYEFWGRRLFEKWLIFPLAIPTYVMAFIYTGLLDYSGPVQTAVREYAPDLAGLFPEIRSGGGAIMVISLAIFPYVFLMASSGFRSMGRSMVEASQSLGGGRMFTLFRVTLPMARPWIFGGLILVFMETLADFGAVSVFNYDTFTTGIYKAWYGLFSVNAAAQLASILVVMVLVIVAAESWLRRKQKFFNRGGHQPVSRKRLNGTGHFLASAFCSTVLLVSFVIPAVQLLIWTAKAFAVEFGAHYIRLVANTFFLGLMGTAVTLAVAVSLSYSGRRRADLKTGIAAKLSLSGYALPGTVLAVGIIHVVAWLDSRVTGTMDMLGIQLQGALLQGSLILLPLCYMIRFLTVGYNPVSSHMTRLTPSIDEAARLMKVTGPALLSKIHLPLIRKGMVTGGILVLVEIFKEMPVTLMLRPFGWDTLAVKIFELTSEGEWERAALPAVTLVLAGMIPVGFLTFIGRSKKQHVPEG
- a CDS encoding ABC transporter ATP-binding protein translates to MCLKVDQIHKTHNRKLTVAEDISFVVEKGELGALLGPSGCGKTTLLRMIAGFETPDRGRIAINGKMVFDHRTNVCPEKRGTGMVFQDYALFPHLTVMENIAFGPALKNRKDLHQLIGITGLSGSENRYPHELSGGQQQRVALARALAPRPGLLLMDEPFSNLDISLRESLSEEVRCILNEFGTTGLLVTHNQHEAFAMADKIGVMKHGKLCQWDCAEHLYYHPATEDVAGFIGEGSFIRAQVCPSGGLVTPVGRLEPGHPVMTHHADTPAVFIRPEDVVLDPQSDCRPLLVKSHFRGPGRRHIFELASGEQIVCTDHSRIPLEPGNRYGISISKRRNNHENDILCTV
- a CDS encoding DUF2318 domain-containing protein, with product MKMTYYALFSLLAVLLVTAAGPAQAWFGTGKFEKVKPENGDVSLPLKEISDGKAHYYRVKSDKGIMVTFFVVKSPDGVIRAAVDACDVCYRSGKGYVQEGGTMVCTNCGMRFATDRINEVKGGCNPAPLARTVNNDQLLIAMSEINASAWLCEFKK